From one Bacteroides intestinalis DSM 17393 genomic stretch:
- a CDS encoding TonB-dependent receptor, with translation MKKVIIGTVLLLTTTLSVFSQTKNITVAGRVIEDDTKEPAVQATVQLLSLPDSAFAAGIATTAQGYFTLPKVKAGKYVLKVSYIGFQPTMLPLQLSAQNPNKNVGTLALKTDAVMLAEAVVTAEAPQVTVSEDTLMYNSSAYRTPEGAMLEELVKKLPGAEIDDDGNVKINGKDLKKIMVDGKEFFGGDVKTGLKNLPVDMIDRLKTYDKKSDLARITGIDDGEEETVLDLTVKKGMNQGWFGNADAAVGTEDRYAGRLMLNRFVDNTQVSLIASANNVNNQGFSGGGGGPRWRRNNGLNAPKELGLNFATETAKLELGGSARYNYNDADIANVNSSERFLQNGNSYSNSNSLNRNKNSTFNADFRLEWKPDSMTNIIFRPNFSYGKTDNSSSSLSGTFNADPYSLVTNPNDYLDFDVINNEDPLKDIRVNATNTGSLSDSKTVSTDATLQINRKLNDKGRNVTFRGRFGYGDNDNNQYTESMTRYYQIPTNPDSTLIRNQYITTPTNNYSYSAQVTYSEPIARATFLQFSYQFQYKYSESDKTTFDLYKINPEWGIGDPLPVGYQNHAVDSLGKYAEYRYYNHDASVSLRFIREKYQLSTGISFQPQNSKLSYKKGDYMIDTTRSVFNFAPNIDFRYRFSKVSQLRFNYRGRTGQPSMENLLPIVDNSNPLNIRVGNPGLKPSFTHSMRLFYNTYNAELQRGIMTHASFSATQNSISNSTEYDDQTGARTTTPKNINGNWSAFGMFGFNTALKNKKYTINSFTNVNYQNNVAFLYNQDTKVDDKNKTTGLTLSERLNGAYRNDWFEFGLNGSISYTAERSKLRPENNQEPYTFSYGANTQLMAPWNMTFTTNIANQSRRGYTDASMNRNELIWNAQLSQTFLKGAATISLELYDILKQQSNISRSLTADGRSVSEYNGINSYCMVHFIYRLNIFGSKAAREKMQGRGGFGGHGGPGGPGGRPGGFGGGRRF, from the coding sequence ATGAAAAAAGTAATCATCGGAACAGTGTTATTGCTGACAACCACACTTTCCGTTTTCTCACAGACTAAGAACATTACCGTAGCGGGGCGTGTCATCGAGGATGACACGAAAGAGCCCGCAGTACAAGCCACAGTACAGTTACTTTCGTTACCTGACAGTGCATTTGCGGCGGGTATCGCCACTACAGCACAGGGATATTTTACCCTGCCCAAAGTAAAGGCTGGGAAGTATGTATTGAAAGTTTCCTATATCGGCTTCCAACCGACAATGCTTCCTTTGCAACTGTCGGCTCAAAACCCCAATAAGAATGTAGGTACGCTGGCTCTGAAGACAGATGCCGTGATGCTGGCAGAAGCGGTGGTTACCGCAGAAGCTCCACAAGTCACTGTCAGTGAAGATACATTAATGTATAATTCGTCAGCTTATCGTACCCCCGAAGGAGCCATGCTGGAAGAATTGGTGAAGAAACTTCCCGGTGCCGAGATTGATGACGATGGTAACGTGAAAATTAATGGTAAGGACCTGAAGAAGATCATGGTAGACGGAAAGGAATTCTTCGGTGGAGACGTGAAGACGGGTTTGAAGAATTTACCGGTGGACATGATTGACCGGTTGAAGACTTATGATAAGAAATCGGACCTGGCACGTATCACAGGTATTGATGACGGTGAAGAAGAAACCGTGCTCGACCTGACTGTTAAGAAAGGTATGAATCAGGGTTGGTTCGGTAATGCCGATGCTGCCGTAGGTACTGAAGATCGTTATGCAGGACGTTTGATGTTGAACCGCTTTGTGGATAATACACAAGTTTCTCTTATTGCCTCTGCCAACAATGTGAATAATCAGGGCTTTTCCGGTGGTGGCGGTGGCCCGCGTTGGCGTCGTAACAATGGTTTGAATGCTCCTAAGGAACTGGGACTTAACTTTGCTACCGAAACTGCTAAATTGGAGTTAGGCGGTAGTGCCCGTTACAACTACAATGATGCTGACATTGCCAATGTCAACTCATCCGAGCGTTTCTTACAGAATGGTAATTCATATTCCAATTCAAACTCTCTCAACAGGAACAAGAATTCGACATTTAATGCTGATTTCCGTTTGGAGTGGAAGCCGGATTCAATGACGAATATCATCTTCCGTCCGAACTTCTCTTATGGAAAGACGGATAATTCTTCCAGTTCCTTGTCGGGAACCTTCAATGCGGATCCTTACAGTCTGGTTACTAACCCGAATGACTATCTTGATTTTGATGTGATAAATAATGAAGACCCGTTGAAGGATATTCGTGTGAATGCTACAAACACGGGTTCACTTTCCGATAGCAAGACCGTTTCAACGGATGCTACTTTGCAGATCAATCGCAAACTGAATGATAAGGGACGTAATGTTACATTCCGCGGACGCTTTGGTTATGGAGATAATGACAATAACCAGTATACGGAGTCGATGACACGTTATTATCAGATTCCTACAAACCCGGACTCTACGTTGATCCGTAACCAGTATATCACTACGCCGACGAATAATTATAGTTATAGTGCACAGGTTACGTATAGTGAACCGATTGCACGGGCTACTTTCTTGCAGTTCAGTTATCAGTTCCAGTATAAGTACAGTGAGAGTGACAAGACGACTTTCGACTTATACAAGATCAATCCAGAGTGGGGAATTGGCGACCCGTTGCCAGTGGGCTATCAGAATCATGCGGTAGATAGTTTAGGTAAGTATGCCGAGTACAGATACTACAACCATGATGCTTCTGTATCCTTGCGTTTCATCCGTGAGAAGTACCAGTTGAGTACCGGTATTTCTTTCCAACCGCAGAACTCAAAACTGTCTTATAAGAAAGGAGACTATATGATTGATACGACGCGTTCGGTATTCAACTTTGCTCCGAATATTGATTTCCGTTACCGTTTCTCGAAAGTAAGCCAGTTGCGCTTCAACTATCGTGGACGTACCGGCCAGCCCAGCATGGAGAACTTGTTGCCGATTGTAGACAACTCTAATCCGCTGAATATCCGTGTCGGTAATCCGGGTTTGAAACCTTCGTTCACGCACTCTATGCGTTTGTTCTACAATACGTATAATGCAGAACTCCAGCGGGGTATCATGACTCATGCCAGCTTCTCGGCTACGCAGAACAGCATCAGTAACAGTACCGAATACGATGATCAAACCGGTGCGCGTACTACTACACCGAAGAATATCAATGGTAACTGGAGTGCTTTCGGTATGTTTGGTTTCAATACCGCATTGAAGAATAAGAAGTACACTATCAACTCATTCACCAATGTCAATTACCAGAATAATGTGGCATTTTTATATAATCAGGATACCAAAGTGGATGATAAGAATAAGACAACAGGGTTGACGTTGAGTGAGCGTTTGAATGGTGCTTACCGTAACGACTGGTTCGAATTCGGCCTGAATGGTTCTATCTCTTATACTGCTGAGCGTAGTAAACTGCGTCCAGAGAATAATCAGGAACCTTACACGTTCTCTTATGGTGCCAATACTCAGTTGATGGCTCCCTGGAACATGACTTTCACTACTAATATTGCTAATCAGAGCCGTCGTGGTTATACAGATGCCAGTATGAACCGTAATGAATTGATCTGGAATGCACAGCTTTCGCAAACCTTCCTGAAAGGCGCGGCTACTATCAGCCTTGAACTCTATGACATTTTGAAACAGCAAAGTAACATTAGCCGTTCATTAACAGCAGATGGCCGTTCGGTTTCCGAATATAATGGTATCAATAGTTATTGCATGGTACACTTCATCTATCGTCTGAATATCTTCGGTAGCAAGGCTGCCCGTGAAAAGATGCAGGGTAGAGGTGGATTCGGTGGTCATGGAGGTCCCGGCGGACCTGGTGGTCGTCCCGGTGGTTTTGGTGGCGGACGTCGTTTCTAA